Genomic DNA from Magnolia sinica isolate HGM2019 chromosome 4, MsV1, whole genome shotgun sequence:
ttttagccattgactacaaaaagtaggtatattaaaggttaaagtagaccacaccacatgaaacaatttaattaaatttatatatccgaattctacccaacccgatccgactcggttttcctaactGAGTCGGAAACTGTTCGAGTCACGGaaaccatgcatcggatctgtCTGAATCATGTGACCCGGATCCGGGCatggatcggatcaagttcgggtcaagcctttGGGATTTCAAGTagggtcgagttggacctaatccacTCTGACCTGGACCAATGCCCAACTCTATACTTGATTCACAACGAGCTAAAACAGGCTTGATTGCATAGCCTTCGGAACCATCATTATAAAATTGAACTCAATTCACCCAAACTATCTTGCCAATGAAGTCTCAACACATATGATCGTGCAGTTAGAAAGCTCATAAtgagtagggttgtcaatgggccagtCTAGCTCAACAAGCTTTTAAGCCTAGCTCGCCTCGAATCAGGCTCAGGAAGCAATGTCAAGCCCACGAGCCAAGCTCAGGCTTAAAACTCAAGCCCATTTAAAAAATAGGCTGGACTTAGACCACATCAACAGCCGTCAACCCAGCTCGACTGCAGTCCGGCACATCATTATTAGGGCTATAATGGGCAATTTTGTAATATGTTAAAACTCATCTTTTCTCCATCAAAGTCAACCCTCGTCGCCCCCCTCTCTACAAGAACTCaactaatgtaggggcattttcacaccaggagtgagtggggtcgcctgtgggatgcgaggacaggcctggtatgaaaatgcccctacattaatcactcccggtgaggagtctaaaacacgagacctcccactctaataccaatttgatgtaagaCCGATGTATGAACTCAAATATTGGTGAGATCAATCAGCAAAATTAACTTAATTATAAAAAAACACACAAAACTTGCtatcatcatcacaaatatcaaaatCCCAAGAAGAGATCATGCATAATTCTAGCCTAGGTTATCAAATATCATCCTACAAGACCATTGAATAAagaaaactaggatctaatgacTGTGGGGACATCCAAATAGCACAAGGTAAAGCCTATTACAAAGGAGAAGATCTAATAATACTTAGGGTGAAATTAATGTttaggaaaattgggaaaaacttAGAATTAGGGTTAATGGGGCAAATTGGGTAGAGAGGTTAAAGGGTTTTAGAGGAAAACGCGCTGTCAAATTGAAGCAGGTTCCATTTGCTCGTTCTTCACTGAATCATGATGATGTGTTTATCCTGGACAATGAGCATAAGATTTATCAATTTAATGATGCAAACTGCAATATCCAAGAAAGAGCAAAGTCTTTGGAAGTAATTCAGTATTTCAAGGAAAAGCACCATGAGGGAAAGTGCGACGTTGCAATTATTGATGATGGAAAGCTTGTAGTCAAATCAGATTCAGGTGAGTTCTGGGTCCTTTTTGGTGGTTTTGCACCCATTGGAAAAAAGGCTGCAAGTGAAGATGGCGTTACCCTGGAATGCTTTATAGCATTGCTGATGGCGAGGTGAAGATGGTAGCTGAAGGTCCACTTACCAAAGCAGCATTGGAAAACAACAAATGCTATTTGCTGGACTGTGGGGCTGAAGTATTTTTCTGGGTTGGCCGAGTAACACAAGTGGAGGAAAGAAAAGCTGCAAGCCAAGCTGCTGAGGAATTTATTGCTAGTCAAAATCAACCAAAATCCATCCGCATAACCCAGGTTATTCAAGGGCATGAGACACGTTTGTTCAGGTCCAATTTTGGGTCTTGGCACATGGGCTCAGGGACTTCTGGTGCAGAGGATAGACGAAGAGGAAAAGTAGCAGCTATGCTGAAGCAGCAAGGAGTTGATGTCAAAGGAATCACGAAAGGTGCTCCTGTAAATGAGGGAGTCTCCCCGTTACGTGAAGGAGGTGGAAAATTTGAGGTATGGTGCATCAATGGCAGTGCAAAGACCCCAGTTCCCAAGGAGGAGATTGGCAAATTCTACGCTGGAGATTGCTACATTGTTCTTTACACATGTCATTCTAGTGATAAGAAAGAAGATTACTTCTTATCCTGTTGGATGGGGAAGGACAGTATTCAGGAGGATCAAATGATGGCTGCTTGATTAGCTAATACAATGTCAAATTCCTTAAAGGGGAGACTTGTTCAGCGCCGTATTTTTCAAGGAAAAGAGCCACCACAATTTATTGCACTCTTTCAGCCTATGGTCATCTTGAAGGGTGGAGTCAGCTCTAGTTACAAAAAGTTTGTAGCAGAGAAGGGTTTGAATTATGAAACTTATGCTACCGATGGTGTTGCACTGATCCAAATTTCTGGTGCTTCAGTCAATAACAATAAAGCAGTTCAAGTTGATGCGGTCGCAACATCCTTAAGTTCTACTGATTGTTTCGTGTTGCAATCTGGCTCTTCAATTTTCACTTGGCATGGAAACTTTAGTACATTTGAGCAACAACAGCTGGCAGCAAAAATTGCTGAATTTTTGAAGCCCGGTGTTGCTTTGAAACATGCTAAGGAGGGAACAGAGAGCTCTGCATTCTGGTTTGCACTTGGAGGGAAGCAAAGTTACACAAGCAAAAAGAGTGCTCAAGAGACTGTTAGAGATCCCCATTTTTACACATTTTCATCGAATAAAGGAAGTTCGAGGTCACCAAGGTTTTCAACTTCTCTCAAGATGATCTATTGACTGAGGACATGTTGATACTGGACACACATGCTGAGGTTTTTGTTTGGGTTGGTCAGTCTGTGGACTCCAAAGAAAAGCAAAAGGTTTTTGAGATCAGCCAGATGTACATAGAACTGGCCACAACAACGGAAGGGTTATCTCAAGATGTACCTTTGTACAAGGTGGCAGAAGGGAATGAACCATGTTTCTTCACTACGTACTTCTCGTGGGATTCTACAAAAGCCACTGCTCAAGGAAATTCATTTGAAAAGAAGCTTTTGTGGCTCTTTGGAACAACAATTCATGCTCTGGAGGGCCATGATAAATCCAATGGTTCGAGTCACAGTGGACCAACTCAACGGGCTTCAGCATTGGCTGCTTTCTCCTCTGCATTCACTCCATCTTCTGGAACCAAAACTTCAGCTCCAAAGCCATCTAGTTCAAGCCAGGGATCACAGAGGGCAGCTGCAGTAGCAGCTCTCTCGTCAGTCCTTACAGCAGAACAAAAGAAGGGCGGAGATGCCTCTCCCACACGGGTCAGCAGAAGTCCTTCAGCTGATCCATCCGATAGGACAAAGGGTGATAGTTCTCCCATGGTGGAGGATACTCAAGAAGTTTCAGACGACAAGGAGACCATACAGGGAGGAGGATCTCCATCTGGATCTGAAAGCAATGGAGAAGATTTGACACCGAAGGAAGCCTTACCATCCGACGAGAATGGAGGCGAAAGTACATTCAGTTATGAACGTGTGAAAGCAAAGTCCAACCCAGCTAGTGGGATTGATTACAAGCGAAGAGAGGCCTATCTATTTGATGCCAAGTTTGAGAGCTTGTTGGGGATGACAAAAGAAGCATTTTATTGACAGCCAAAGTGGTGTCAGAGCAGGAGGCTCAAATAAATTTTGGCCAAAATCCTTTCCCAAAGGATTAGAGGCATCCTTCATACAATTGTATCTCCCCTTCCAGAGTGCTTTTGTGGCAGGTAGACAGATTTTGGACAATGCGCCACGAAACTTTGTATGCTTGTGTCAAACAGGGGAGTCAGGGAGCTGTCTGTAAATTAGATCTCAAGAAGGCATATGACCATGTTAATTGGCCCTTTCTAGATAATATGCTTCTAAAATTGGGATTTAGTTCAAAATGGAGATCTTGGATTTACTCTTGTATGTTGTCAGCAAAATTTTCGATTCTTATCAATGGCACTCTATTTGATTTCTTCAAATCTTCGAGAGGTCTCAAAAAGGGAGACCCTTTATCCCCCTTTCTTTTTATAGTGGTTGCAGAAGCCTTAGGTAAAATGATGTCTCAGGGACAAGATGAAGGTCTTTTTCAGGGTTTCTTGATTCCTAATTCTTCATTATGCATTAGTCGTCTTCTTTTTGCAGATGACAACATTCTGTTTTGTGAAGCTTTTGAGTCCAATGTGCTGAATTTAAGGATTACCATGAGATGGCTCCAGGTAGTCTTTGGTCTGAATATTAATCTCTCAAAAAGTGAACTTTTGGGAGTCAATATCTCTCAAGACGAAATTGACAGGTTTGCGGAGCTGTTTGGGTGTAATCCGGATTCTTTCCCTTCTTATTTAGGTCTCCCACCCTACTTGGGTAGATCCCCTCTCCATTTATGGGACAAGGTTGAATGAATGCAATGGGTTTCTTTTCATAAAACAAGAAACCTTGAAATCACTAGGACGTGTACCTATGACCTAAATGATGCCATAAAGGGGCCTTCAATAGATAGCAAACAAGGCAGCATTGAGATTCAGAACCAATGTTGGGAAGTCAATTGATTCTTCCAATTTCATCACCCAATTTTTTTCAACACCTTAGCAAAGCCAGCGTAGGTTTCCGCAAGATCTGATGGAAAAGGTATCCCATCTTGACCACCTATTCAAGTTTGATGGAAAGACGTACTCCATTGCTTGATATATTTTAGAATGAGAAATAATGCTTCCCTAGTAATGTATAGCTTTTGATACAAAACCGAAAGGCATTACCTTGATTAGTTGTTTTTCTTTATTGAACATTTCCTTTCTCGGTGACTTCGGAAATTTTCACTTATTTTAAATATCTGGCATTGGCACCTATAACTTATTATGCTACTATTCTTCATGGAAAACAATACTGTGAGAAACCACACAAGGACAAGGACAAAAAAAACTACACAGCCCATTTTATTAATGAGTTTCAATCAACATAGGTGAGATAGGTAATTCATGTATGGTAGTAAGCAGACCATGCAACCCTCTCTAGCTGTGGCACTCTCATTGCGATCACCAACAAGTATAGCACAAAAACTAAGTGTGCATGACCTTAATGAAGGTGGACGCAAGTTGATATGCAGTAGGATTGTTTGCTATGGACCTTACGGTCATTTGCAACGGCATTGTGGAGGAAAATAGGGCTTGCTTCCACAGAAATGTGACAAACCAACTCCAAGTTACCGAAGTGCAAATTTCGCCAATTCCAACAGCAAAGATGGCCAAATTAATTAACAAAACTTGCACCAAATGTCAGATGTATAAATGCATATAGGGTGGTGCATGGAGCTCTTATATACCAACCTCTTCAATCTTGGTCTGAAGAGCAACAAGCCGGTTTTTCTTTTCCTCTAGTTTTGTAGAATTTTCCCGTGATTGTTGTTGAAGAGAAATGAACTCCTCCAGTTTCACCACAGAACTTTTCTTGATATCATCAGCCAAAGCAGTAAGTGCAGGTTTAAGTGTTGATTTATGGCCAATCCCCAATACCTCAGCTGGTGATGTTCCCTTTGCATTCAGCACATATTGGAAATCATTTCCAAGCTTTAGCCTAAAAATCATGTAGACAGTACTAGTCATTAAGCATCCACAAAACCAATCCAGAACTTAGTGCACATACATGTACTCCAAGGAAATCTTAAGATCAACAATGaatgcaaactagaatgagtttagAACGCATCTCCGAGACAGATGAAGGCTTCGTCAGCAGATTAATAAATGGGATGTGTAAAGGAATGATTCACATTTTAGTTGTTAGGAAGGGTGGTCAAGAAAGATTGCTGAATTCAAGGCgctatttttttttaacatgaatACAGGGCAGTAGCTAGTGGATgccatcaaaataaaataaaataaaacaaagctTGAGAgattaaagattttaaaaaaaccaAGTTTTGAAGGCATGTGGCATGACAAGGTGATCATAGATACTGCAACATGAACTCAAGCATAGATGAAGAGCTTTCTGCACCGCTGAAATCCACAAGCTCAGGTAAACCTCAATGAAGGAGGCAAACTTATTGGAATCACAGAAGAACTACttcattttaaatttgaatgaaATCAATCAGAATTGATTCATTAGGCACACGAAAGATGGCATCGGATTGCAGCATAAATTTGGAGCAACTCACTCCTAAAGGCGAGTGACCAactcattaaaataaaatatatgcttGAATATCAGCTcgtgtcttaaaaaggcactcaGAAGGAAAACAACATAAGTCTCTAGTTTATTGAAGAGGAATCATATGGTTTGGGATGATCAAAGAAAGATGGGACTTTTGTTAAGAACAGAGAGAAAGCTACATGGGAGATGATTTGCTTCCCTTGAAACTAAGGAAAACAAAATGTTTATCATATCAGCCATGTTCCTATGACCATCGACAATATCATCACCTCTGTTCAAAGATTTAACGGTGATAAAAAGCAGGCCCTGCTGTCACTGACTTTCTATAGGGGTTGTGGGGCCACAGGGTCCCACTTGCCATCACCAATTGGACAGATGGGTTCACATCATAGACTTCATACAGGATCAATATTTAAGTATTCAAACCATGACCAAGAACAGATATGTAACATAATGTAATTGTGAtttagaaaacaatggggaaGAAAGAAGATAATCAAAATTACCGCCTGATGGCCTGATTGCATTCGCTAGCAAGCCCCTCCAACTCCTTCATCTTCTTCCCCACCGTCGCCTCAAGTTCCCACATCTTTTCCTCCCACCCGTTCCTTCCGGCCTCCGCATCAGCGATATCCTGCTCCACTGCCTGCAGTTCCCGCTTCATCCTCTCCACATCTCTCACATTAACTGCCTGTGAatcaatctgtttcctcagcCCCTCGTTCTCAGTACAAACCCGCTGATTCTCCTCCACTTTCACATCCAATTCCTTCTGCCTCTCCTCCAACCCCTTCTCCAATGCCACAACCTTACTCTCATAACTCTCAATGACAGCATGGAATTTCTCCGAATCCTTGAGAAGATCCGCCTTCTCCTTCTCCAGCAACTCCCTGGCTGAAGGAGCCGACCGGATTGCCTGCAGCTTCAATTCGAGTTCCTCGGCCTCCTTTTCTAAGGTTTTAACGGCGTCATCCGCAGCGCCCACCTGTTGCTCGAGCTTCTGCATGAAGTCGCAGTCGAGCGCGGCGGCGGTGTCATCGTCGCCACGGATGAAGTGCGAGTAGCTCTCGACAATGTAGAGAGCGAGATCGTTGGTCAGGGAGTAGAAGGGGGACGGATTGGATGCAAGGTGGTCCCTGTATCGAGCGATCTGGACCAGCCAATGGATGGAGGCGAGGATGGTGGGCCATGCGTGGGGGGTGCTGGGGGCTTTGAGGGCGGATTTCTTGAGATTGACGGGGCAACGGAGTTGAGTTAAGAGGACGGGGAGGTCGTCTTCGAGCTTTGTGGGATCCGATGTGGTGGACCAATCGAGGCGGGCGAGGAGGAGATGGAGGGTTTGGATGATGTCTTTGGCGGAGGGGAGAGGAGGGCGGAGATGGATGGGGTTGGAGAGGGAGGAGAGGTAGGAGTTGATGGTGCGGAGGGCAGAGGCTTGCGAGGCGCGGTCGGTTGGGATGGCACCCGCTGTGCCGATGGAGGATGGACGGCTGCTACAGAAGCTGGCGTCGGAGTCGCGGGAAGAGAACCTGTGGGTATCTACTACGGAGGGCCGGTCCGTCGCGGGCTTCGTCTGACGTCGgcctttcatctctctctctctctctctctcgctgctTTTCCCGCCCGATTGATTTCCAATTCAAAAAGGGTGCGCCCTTGTTTCGAATGGGAGGAGGAGACAgaggattgaaaaaaaaaaaaaaaaaaacttaggatACTCCGGAggagtgtggtggatgatacacaggcacacaATTAGTTCAAGTTTAACTGTCCCATCTACAGGTCCCGGTTTAGATGCATCAttgatataaaaagaaaaaaaaattacaagtatttaattttctgaccattggattggtggacatttattggataagtgaaaaaaaaaaaaaaaggctaatggTCCTCTTCATCATAAAggtgtccaccaatcagaggaCGAGCAGTCTGATACTGGGACCGTGACTTAGCGACAGTTGGTTTCGAAAATTAACCGGTTTAAGTTGGTCCATGTCCCGTGTCTAATTTTGTGAGTACCTATGCATGAAGTGTCATGGTTTACCATAGTATCAAATATCTCCATTGCAGTCACTCCAACCCGGTTAGTTGAcctgggcgcggcttcggtggattgcgagatgacgtggggcccaccgtgatgtatgttgctAACATCCCCTCTgtctatttttttttgaaagcttatttcagGGCACAAAcccaaaatgaaggagatccaaatatGAGGTAAGATCACGccttaggaaatagtggtgtttgacaattaaaagcttcttgtgagccacaaaagttttgaatcaagatgatatttgtttggtccttTCATCCATGTGTTTGTGACCTTTATGAacaagatgaaatgaaaataaacattccaatggctTCAAAGTAGTTTAATGGCAagtatttaatcaccattgtttctcatagcatagtccacttgagatttggatatgcttcatttttttaatcagaAGGAAAATTAATAGGCTATGTAAATGCCGATCATGTAAGAAATGTGAATAATAGGAAGTTAACTTTCGGTTACTCATTTGTACTGGCGAGtgaagcaatcagttggatgttgaagctttagTTATTAGTTGTTCTTTCCACTAGCGAAGCTGAATATATGGTGGTGATGAAGATTTTTAAggaatgtgtttggttgcatGAAATGATTAGCAAACTCGAGTTTTAACATGAGGCTGTGCCAATTAATTGCGACGGTAAAAGCGCAACTAACTTGGCAAATAACTTGGTTTATCATTCTAAAACTAAATATATtaatgttcgtcatcattttatttggcaagtgcttgaggaaggtgATATTACCCACACGAGCATAAATCGAGCGAATATGCTTACAAATGTGGTTCCCACAAAAAAGTTCAAACTTTATTCAATTTCTCTGAATTTGGTGAAGCTTCGATGAAGACAAAGTGTGCACAAGAAGTGACAATTATGGTAAAGCTATGATGGAGGTAATTAGAGATGGAGCTTGTAGTTGTAGTTCATGATGATTGAAGCTGTGGTGGAGATAATTGttagatgtcttcaatttgtgcTTAAAATAGGGTCTTGGTTGATTGATCAACATGGTCAATTGATCGAGAGCACCCCTGGACTTTGCATATTGGTCTTTGGACAGTTTTGGATAGTTTCGAACAATTTCGATCGATCAAACTATTAGGTCAATCGATCAACCATAGTCGGAAAAAATTTGTAAACTCTGTTAACACTTTTATACATGTTCGATTGGGTGCTTGATCTATTGATACTTAGATCGACGACGCATGCAATTTTGTGTAATTACGCTGATGTTGTTTCCTATTCCACGTGTAacgctatatatatataggtgtaatcgCGTGTACCTGTAcatgctttgtttgtgtttgctTATCATCATATGATTTGAATTCAGAATTTGCTTTCGTGGCCCCCAGCAAAACTTGTGTATTATTCTATTGAGAATGGATGAGTATAAATATAGAAGATATTGAATATAAAATAagtataataaaatgaaaatgtatAAAAATAAATACACAATCAATATGTATACACGCATGCTCCTCACACTTGAGATGATTTTTAAGGGAAATCATTGAAAATTCGGAGACAATGTAAGGAAGTGAGGGACATTATATGTCTTCGTGTAAAGGAGTCAATAACCTGTCATGAGGATAATATATAATGAAGAGAAACTGTGCCTGCCAAATACTCTTTTTGTGTGCAATTCAGACGACGCTCTTATTATTACAATGCAAGGGAGTAGGTGTGTCAAGGTATTCCCAAGCTAGCTAGCTAGTAACTATTTCGGTTGGGCAATCTCAATGGTAGTTAATCCCCTGGATCAATACTCAGTGATGGATTGGGAAAGATTTTATTGtcttctttttaacttttttcaaaaaaaaataaaagaatctcTAATAAACATACAAAAGCCTGTGATAAACTTTTGATTAAAGATACTTTCAAcaaaatcagaatttgaatatacCCATAGCTCAAGAGAGAGCTAAAAGGACGAAGAGGGCTCAAtcatatcaaatgatggatagctACGAGATGAACAGGGTAATGTGCACTAAGAATTTGATTAACCAAATGATTAATATAAGAATGAAGGAAACAAACAAATTCGAATCATGAGAACTCTGCTGAAAGCCCGTTGTCAATACTATTGAGCTAAAATTTGTCAATACTATTGAGCTAAAATTCTGAAAACAAGCACCCTGGGCTTATTTCAATCCATATAAAGAACTTTGTACTTGGCACACATGCTTTTCAAgattaacccaaaaaaaaaaaaaaaaaaaactaaacttaTGATGGTAGCTGTGAATAAATGTATTCTTGAAGATCCCATTAAGAAATGCATTTTTGACATGACATCAAAACCAGTATAAAGGTCATTGACGGATTACAACTATAGAAATCAGCGTCTGAACTGTCCTCATATGAACAAAAGTCTGCAAAATCTATGATAGACCGCTGATTGTAGTCTTTAGCTACAAGACGAGTTTTATAATGTTCAACATTTTCATATGCtttaattataattttatataCCAACACAACCAATAGAATGTTTTCCTCAAGGAAGAGTTGTTTTTTGACAACCAGTAAAGCAAGGTGAGGATGGTTTTTGGAGCAAAAAATGTATAATGCCAGGCGTGACTGTAATGGCAGATTTGCGTGTAGGGGCTATGGCAGATCTGTAGTTACAACGGTGCGAGTGAGCAGTAACCTCGGAGAAGAAGGGGATGGCAGGGCTTTTGGGTCAGGATGTGGTAATTGGGATTCAACGACCGGTGCTGGATGGCTGAGGGAATCCATGTAGGCAACGGCAATGTGTGAGAATCAGGTAGGCAAGGGCGATGCATGCGGTGGTGGTGGACGGAGGTTGTAGTGAACGAGGGTTGGTGAACGGCTTGCAAGGGACAATGGCCGTAGTGACAACTTAATGAACTGTGGAGATCAGGATGTGACAATAGGCATGAAAATGAAATTCCCGAATCAGACTCGATACCATGGAAAGAGAAAAACTGTGTAATTTCATTGATAATGAATGGGtataataaataaagaagataCAGCTTATAAAATGCATATAATAAATTAGGTAGGCATACAAATAAATGCACACTCAATATACACATGTACGCAATATATATTCACACATCCAAGGCAGGATACAAGAGAACAATTTTCTGAAATACCCAAGTTACAACTGTAAGAATTGAACCTCGTGTCTGCAGTAGAAAGCCTCCGATCACATGAACAAAACACTAGAATTCCTCATGATtgcaaaagaagagaaaatgaagcTATTGACCACCTTCAAATCAATTGTAAAAGGCCAAAGGTTGGAGTCAGCGTAGGATGCAAAAGAACAATAGGCTGGATCATTACCCGAATCATGGGCTGCAGTTTTAAGAATTGAAACACTGTATGCTGTCCAATGGCTCCAGTCAAATATATGGGATACTAGAAATCTTCATggtaaagaagaaaaatacagCAATGGGCCACCTTTAAATCAACTGAAAAATACCAGGTTGGAGGCAAGGATATTCTGATCTGGGCGGGTAGGACACAAGCAAACAATCATCTAGCTAGATTATCAAGTCATGAACTATACTTGTAAGAATCGAAACTAGCATATATGCTTAGACATGGCTATCTGGTAATGCTCAATGCTAATTTTGATGCCTTGCGAGACTCTTGAAACCATTTATCCTAGAATGCCCCACTGTGAtagtgttgggggccttgcacaaaaccttaggatctagcctcccaaaacaaaccagaattataggataataaagTGATGAAATAAATCAgagcataaaccacaccatacaagagatttttacgtgaaaaaccctcaaagagataaaaaccacgggacctcgttcagatcaacaatccacgatgaagtagaacgttacaactttATTTACTCACGctggagtggatgaacaataagagaataaaaaaagaggagaaatctcaccgatcacaaggacgtagaagcgctgaaatTGTtaattgcacagtagatcacctccacgagcataacctcccttctacaagcttcctctctttctttctctctctctctcacacatttgatagccctaaaccctttagcaaacccttgcaaagctttagaaaaccctcttgcattacctagaaagccctaagtacctcatatttatagttta
This window encodes:
- the LOC131242356 gene encoding villin-2-like; its protein translation is MLYSIADGEVKMVAEGPLTKAALENNKCYLLDCGAEVFFWVGRVTQVEERKAASQAAEEFIASQNQPKSIRITQVIQGHETRLFRSNFGSWHMGSGTSGAEDRRRGKVAAMLKQQGVDVKGITKGAPVNEGVSPLREGGGKFEVWCINGSAKTPVPKEEIGKFYAGDCYIVLYTCHSSDKKEDYFLSCWMGKDSIQEDQMMAA
- the LOC131242355 gene encoding villin-2-like gives rise to the protein MLILDTHAEVFVWVGQSVDSKEKQKVFEISQMYIELATTTEGLSQDVPLYKVAEGNEPCFFTTYFSWDSTKATAQGNSFEKKLLWLFGTTIHALEGHDKSNGSSHSGPTQRASALAAFSSAFTPSSGTKTSAPKPSSSSQGSQRAAAVAALSSVLTAEQKKGGDASPTRVSRSPSADPSDRTKGDSSPMVEDTQEVSDDKETIQGGGSPSGSESNGEDLTPKEALPSDENGGESTFSYERVKAKSNPASGIDYKRREAYLFDAKFESLLGMTKEAFY
- the LOC131242354 gene encoding kinetochore protein NDC80 homolog codes for the protein MKGRRQTKPATDRPSVVDTHRFSSRDSDASFCSSRPSSIGTAGAIPTDRASQASALRTINSYLSSLSNPIHLRPPLPSAKDIIQTLHLLLARLDWSTTSDPTKLEDDLPVLLTQLRCPVNLKKSALKAPSTPHAWPTILASIHWLVQIARYRDHLASNPSPFYSLTNDLALYIVESYSHFIRGDDDTAAALDCDFMQKLEQQVGAADDAVKTLEKEAEELELKLQAIRSAPSARELLEKEKADLLKDSEKFHAVIESYESKVVALEKGLEERQKELDVKVEENQRVCTENEGLRKQIDSQAVNVRDVERMKRELQAVEQDIADAEAGRNGWEEKMWELEATVGKKMKELEGLASECNQAIRRLKLGNDFQYVLNAKGTSPAEVLGIGHKSTLKPALTALADDIKKSSVVKLEEFISLQQQSRENSTKLEEKKNRLVALQTKIEEVEAQLSLLKKEMQDHMARCAAEANRLHDDVARRTHNLDIMEGEAEVFLKHCKQNLQDVIQQNDDETQMCACELLALIDAVSKYKECMESTISGMKMDLSETAGAVAEAYKASLSAKMRLECVGNQPAN